Proteins encoded together in one Carya illinoinensis cultivar Pawnee chromosome 3, C.illinoinensisPawnee_v1, whole genome shotgun sequence window:
- the LOC122304429 gene encoding mitogen-activated protein kinase kinase 6 isoform X1 has translation MKTMTPLKQLKLSVPAQETPITSFLTASGTFHDGDLLLNQKGLRLISEEKESRPFDGKELDCEFSSEDLETIKVIGKGSGGVVQLVRHKWVGKLFALKVIQMNIQEDIRKQIVQELKINQASQFSNVVVCYHSFYHNGAISLVLEYMDRGSLADVIRQVKTILEPYLAVVCKQVLQGLVYLHHERHVIHRDIKPSNLLVNHKGEVKITDFGVSAVLASSMGQRDTFVGTYNYMSPERISGSTYDYSSDIWSLGMVILECAIGRFPYMQSEDQQNWPSFYELLEAIVERPPPSAPADQFSPEFCSFVSACIQKNPRDRSSSLDLLSHPFIKKFEDKDIDLGILVGSLEPPVSFSR, from the exons ATGAAGACCATGACGCCGTTGAAGCAACTCAAGCTCTCTGTGCCCGCTCAAGAAACCCCAATTACCTCCTTCCT GACTGCGAGTGGTACATTTCATGACGGTGATCTGCTCTTGAACCAGAAAGGGTTGCGGCTCATCTCTGAAGAAAAGGAGTCCCGA CCTTTTGACGGTAAGGAGCTAGATTGTGAATTCTCATCAGAAGATCTTGAGACTATCAAAGTTATTGGAAAGGGAAGTGGTGGCGTGGTACAACTGGTTCGCCATAAATGGGTCGGAAAATTGTTTGCCTTGAAG GTTATCCAGATGAATATACAAGAAGATATTCGTAAGCAGATTGTGCAGGAGCTGAAAATAAATCAAGCATCTCAATTTTCAAATGTTGTAGTTTGCTACCATTCTTTCTATCACAATGGAGCCATTTCTCTTGTGTTAGAATATATGGATCGTGGGTCTCTGGCAGATGTGATCAGACAAGTCAAAACAATTCTTGAACCATATCTTGCAGTTGTTTGTAAGCAG GTTTTACAAGGTCTTGTGTACTTGCACCATGAAAGACATGTAATCCATAGGGACATTAAACCATCCAATTTGCTGGTAAACCACAAAGGGGAGGTGAAGATTACAGATTTTGGAGTGAGTGCGGTTCTAGCTAGCTCTATGGGTCAAAGGGATACATTTGTTGGAACTTATAACTACATGTCA ccGGAGAGAATTAGTGGGAGTACTTATGATTACAGCAGTGATATTTGGAGTTTGGGCATGGTCATACTTGAGTGTGCAATTGGACGCTTCCCTTATATGCAATCTGAAGATCAGCAAAACTGGCCAAGCTTCTATGAgcttttggaagcaatagtggAAAGGCCACCACCTTCTGCTCCAGCAGATCAATTCTCCCCAGAGTTCTGTTCATTTGTCTCAGCCTG CATACAAAAGAATCCTCGAGACAGATCATCATCTTTGGATCTCTTG AGTCATCCTTTTATCAAAAAGTTTGAAGATAAAGATATTGATCTGGGAATTCTTGTTGGTAGCCTGGAGCCTCCTGTAAGTTTCTCTCGTTAG
- the LOC122304429 gene encoding mitogen-activated protein kinase kinase 6 isoform X2, with protein MKTMTPLKQLKLSVPAQETPITSFLTASGTFHDGDLLLNQKGLRLISEEKESRPFDGKELDCEFSSEDLETIKVIGKGSGGVVQLVRHKWVGKLFALKVIQMNIQEDIRKQIVQELKINQASQFSNVVVCYHSFYHNGAISLVLEYMDRGSLADVIRQVKTILEPYLAVVCKQVLQGLVYLHHERHVIHRDIKPSNLLVNHKGEVKITDFGVSAVLASSMGQRDTFVGTYNYMSPERISGSTYDYSSDIWSLGMVILECAIGRFPYMQSEDQQNWPSFYELLEAIVERPPPSAPADQFSPEFCSFVSAWNVQLFKVNSSQFTNLS; from the exons ATGAAGACCATGACGCCGTTGAAGCAACTCAAGCTCTCTGTGCCCGCTCAAGAAACCCCAATTACCTCCTTCCT GACTGCGAGTGGTACATTTCATGACGGTGATCTGCTCTTGAACCAGAAAGGGTTGCGGCTCATCTCTGAAGAAAAGGAGTCCCGA CCTTTTGACGGTAAGGAGCTAGATTGTGAATTCTCATCAGAAGATCTTGAGACTATCAAAGTTATTGGAAAGGGAAGTGGTGGCGTGGTACAACTGGTTCGCCATAAATGGGTCGGAAAATTGTTTGCCTTGAAG GTTATCCAGATGAATATACAAGAAGATATTCGTAAGCAGATTGTGCAGGAGCTGAAAATAAATCAAGCATCTCAATTTTCAAATGTTGTAGTTTGCTACCATTCTTTCTATCACAATGGAGCCATTTCTCTTGTGTTAGAATATATGGATCGTGGGTCTCTGGCAGATGTGATCAGACAAGTCAAAACAATTCTTGAACCATATCTTGCAGTTGTTTGTAAGCAG GTTTTACAAGGTCTTGTGTACTTGCACCATGAAAGACATGTAATCCATAGGGACATTAAACCATCCAATTTGCTGGTAAACCACAAAGGGGAGGTGAAGATTACAGATTTTGGAGTGAGTGCGGTTCTAGCTAGCTCTATGGGTCAAAGGGATACATTTGTTGGAACTTATAACTACATGTCA ccGGAGAGAATTAGTGGGAGTACTTATGATTACAGCAGTGATATTTGGAGTTTGGGCATGGTCATACTTGAGTGTGCAATTGGACGCTTCCCTTATATGCAATCTGAAGATCAGCAAAACTGGCCAAGCTTCTATGAgcttttggaagcaatagtggAAAGGCCACCACCTTCTGCTCCAGCAGATCAATTCTCCCCAGAGTTCTGTTCATTTGTCTCAGCCTG GAATGTTCAACTCTTCAAAGTAAATAGTTCCCAGTTCACAAATCTGAGTTGA